A window from Hemibagrus wyckioides isolate EC202008001 linkage group LG19, SWU_Hwy_1.0, whole genome shotgun sequence encodes these proteins:
- the LOC131370461 gene encoding uncharacterized protein LOC131370461, translating into MDRWMDDGLVSGISQIGRASTPLPEGFTSSDHTIDYLWKRGPGKSLRLSQRRSLRSHSLECLKSVADLDGFPPRPVAPAKPQLPQHPVQHRQAAPPPQRRDSAVQEQRPDQGPPPPYPIQRGPYAELQEQLDNLPNFDAPGAEGEEAEPMINLSPLHNRSGRVRVPKSPVLNMPMVEVAGANGPLLVLRPWGTTDIMDAGMQLPDPREVGGKKFSVEIQRFCRDFRPTSHELRHMLMKKLGVDISRIQYQWPDNALCQIDMNWDAENNAPYRDMITAVRQACVAAFPVRMDMSRISMCKQQDGETVIQYLTRLTEVHDAHSGLNRPDNINAGEVMAYEAHLRNSFLNGLKEGIARSVK; encoded by the exons GACTAGTCTCAGGGATCTCCCAGATCGGCAGAGCGAGCACGCCGCTGCCCGAAGGCTTTACTTCGTCTGACCACACAATTGACTACTTGTGGAAAAGAGGTCCAGGGAAATCACTGAGACTGTCCCAGCGGCGGAGTCTTCGATCTCACTCACTTGAG TGTCTTAAATCTGTTGCAGACCTGGACGGCTTTCCACCCAGACCTGTTGCTCCAGCGAAACCTCAGCTGCCCCAGCATCCAGTACAACACAGACAGGCCGCTCCACCACCGCAGCGACGCGACAGTGCTGTGCAAGAACAACGACCCGACCAAGGTCCACCACCTCCATACCCAATACAAAGGGGTCCATATGCCGAACTTCAAGAACAACTAGACAACCTGCCTAACTTTGATGCACCAGGGGCTGAAGGTGAAGAGGCAGAACCTATGATAAACCTCTCGCCACTTCACAACAGGTCAGGAAGAGTCAGAGTCccgaaatctccagtattgaaCATGCCCATGGTTGAAGTGGCAGGGGCCAATGGCCCTCTTCTGGTACTCCGGCCGTGGGGCACGACAGACATAATGGACGCGGGCATGCAACTTCCTGATCCGCGGGAAGTAGGTGGCAAAAAGTTTTCTGTGGAAATACAGCGTTTCTGTAGAGATTTCAGACCCACTTCACATGAACTGAGACATATGCTGATGAAAAAGCTCGGAGTGGATATCTCCAGGATCCAATATCAATGGCCGGACAATGCCCTGTGTCAGATTGATATGAACTGGGACGCAGAGAATAACGCCCCATACCGCGACATGATTACAGCAGTGCGCCAAGCCTGCGTGGCTGCCTTCCCAGTCAGAATGGACATGTCAAGAATCTCTATGTGTAAGCAGCAAGATGGAGAGACAGTGATCCAATATTTGACTCGACTCACCGAGGTTCATGATGCTCACAGCGGACTTAATCGTCCGGATAACATAAACGCCGGAGAAGTGATGGCCTACGAGGCGCATTTGCGAAACAGCTTTCTGAATGGACTTAAAGAGGGCATTGCAAGGTCAGTGAAATGA